In Mycobacterium sp. 050128, one genomic interval encodes:
- the ybeY gene encoding rRNA maturation RNase YbeY — MTIEVSNESGIDISEAELVSVARFVIAKMDVNPGAELSMVLLDTAAMADLHMRWMDLPGPTDVMSFPMDELEPGGRPDAPEPGPSMLGDIVLCPEFAAEQAAAAGHSLGQELALLTIHGVLHLLGYDHAEHDEEKEMFALQGRLLEEWVADQVEAYHYDRQDERDRRLLDKSRYFDN, encoded by the coding sequence ATGACGATCGAAGTGTCCAACGAATCCGGCATCGACATCTCCGAAGCGGAGTTGGTGAGCGTCGCGCGCTTCGTCATCGCCAAAATGGACGTCAATCCGGGCGCCGAGCTGTCGATGGTGCTGCTGGACACCGCGGCGATGGCCGACCTGCACATGCGCTGGATGGACCTGCCCGGCCCGACCGACGTGATGAGTTTTCCGATGGACGAGCTCGAGCCCGGTGGCCGTCCGGACGCACCCGAGCCGGGGCCGTCGATGCTGGGCGACATCGTGCTGTGCCCGGAATTCGCCGCCGAGCAGGCCGCCGCGGCGGGCCACAGTCTCGGACAAGAGTTGGCGCTGTTGACGATTCACGGCGTGCTGCACCTGCTCGGCTACGACCACGCCGAGCACGACGAGGAGAAGGAGATGTTCGCCCTCCAGGGGCGGCTTCTCGAAGAGTGGGTAGCCGACCAGGTCGAGGCGTACCACTACGACCGGCAGGATGAGCGCGACCGCCGGTTGCTGGACAAGTCAAGGTACTTCGACAATTGA
- a CDS encoding PhoH family protein — translation MTSRETNAADAAGALQADAQVRSSIDIPPDLVVGLLGSSDENLRALERILAADLHVRGNAVTLSGEPADVALAERAISELIAIVASGQSLTPELVRHSVAMLAGTGDESPAEVLTLDILARRGKTIRPKTLNQKRYVDAIDAHTIVFGVGPAGTGKTYLAMAKAVHALQSKQVSRIILTRPAVEAGERLGFLPGTLSEKIDPYLRPLYDALYDMMDSELIPKLMSAGVIEVAPLAYMRGRTLNSAFIVLDEAQNTTAEQMKMFLTRLGFGSKIVVTGDMTQVDLPGGARSGLRSAVDILDDVDDIYIAELTSVDVVRHRLVSEIVDAYARFEEPNSGMNRAARRASGTRSRQ, via the coding sequence GTGACGTCACGCGAGACCAACGCTGCTGACGCAGCTGGGGCCCTGCAGGCCGACGCTCAGGTTCGCAGCAGCATCGACATTCCTCCCGATCTCGTCGTGGGCTTGCTGGGCTCGTCGGACGAGAATCTGCGCGCCCTCGAACGCATCCTGGCCGCCGACTTGCATGTTCGCGGCAACGCCGTCACCCTCTCGGGTGAACCGGCCGACGTCGCGCTGGCCGAGCGCGCGATCTCCGAACTGATCGCGATCGTGGCCAGCGGCCAATCGCTGACCCCGGAATTGGTGCGCCACAGTGTCGCGATGCTGGCCGGCACCGGCGACGAGTCACCCGCCGAGGTGCTCACCCTCGACATCCTGGCGCGCCGTGGCAAGACCATCCGGCCCAAGACCCTCAACCAGAAGCGTTACGTCGACGCCATCGACGCCCACACCATCGTGTTCGGGGTCGGCCCGGCCGGTACCGGCAAGACCTACCTGGCCATGGCCAAGGCGGTCCATGCGCTGCAGTCCAAGCAGGTCAGCCGGATCATCCTGACCCGGCCCGCGGTGGAAGCCGGTGAGCGCCTGGGCTTTTTGCCCGGCACGCTGAGCGAGAAGATCGATCCGTATCTGCGTCCGTTGTATGACGCGCTGTACGACATGATGGACTCCGAGCTGATTCCGAAGCTGATGTCGGCCGGGGTGATCGAGGTGGCGCCGCTGGCGTACATGCGGGGACGCACGCTCAACTCCGCATTCATCGTTCTCGACGAGGCGCAGAACACCACCGCCGAACAGATGAAGATGTTCCTCACGCGACTTGGCTTCGGGTCCAAGATCGTCGTGACCGGGGACATGACCCAAGTCGACCTGCCGGGCGGCGCCCGGTCCGGCTTGCGGTCGGCCGTCGACATCCTCGATGACGTCGACGACATCTACATCGCCGAGCTGACCAGCGTGGACGTGGTGCGCCATCGGCTGGTTTCGGAGATCGTCGACGCCTATGCGAGGTTTGAGGAACCCAACTCGGGCATGAATCGGGCGGCTCGGCGGGCATCCGGAACCCGAAGTCGCCAATGA